From the genome of Malus sylvestris chromosome 13, drMalSylv7.2, whole genome shotgun sequence:
CCTCTTTAGTGTCCTCTGCTTTCTCATAAGCCTTGTTCTTCACCTCCTCTGCCGTTTGCGCTGCTTTTTCTTTCGCTTCTCTTGCTTTCTCTGCCGTGTAACCGGTAGCCTCATTCGCTTTCTCTGCTGTTCTTCGGGCCGTCTCCTCAGCTGCGTTCTTCATCTCATATGTTCTATCTTTCGCCGCCTTTGTAGCCTCCTCAGCTGCATTCTTGGTCTGATACGTCTTGCCTTTTGCCGCCTTTGTGGCCTCGTATGCCTTCTCCTTCGCTGCACCCGCCGTATCAGAAGTCTTGTCCGTCGCCGCCTTTGTGGCCTCATAAGCCTTCTCCTTAGCTGCACCCACCGTATCGTAAGTCTTTTCCTTAGCCGCCTTCGCCGCCTCATAAGCCTTTTCCTTCGCTGCCTTTGCAGTATCATAAGTCTTTTCCTTCGTAGCCTCATAAGCCTCGTCTTTTGCTGACTTTGTGGTCTCATAAGCCGCGTTAATGGCCTCATAGGCCTTCTCCTTTGCGGCATTAGCAGCATCGTAAGTCATGTCTTTGGCCGATTTAGAGGCCTCATACACCTTCTCCATTGCTGCATCCATCGTCTTGCCGGCCTTCTCGGCGGCTGTATCTTTAATGTTTCTAGCCTTTTCTGTGCTATACTCACCAGCCCCTGAATTTTTAAAGTACGTAACACATTAATTCTAAATATATATCATTCTTAACAATACATTATTAACTTCActctaattaatatgttttgtCTAGGTCACCCACATTTCAACATTTCGTTGTTTCGTGGGAAATATGAATAAATAGAACTAGTTACAAACTTTAATTCGAATAAATAAAACCGTTacaaattttcaattaaaaatacaTTTCGAAGGACACAAATCATATAAAAGTGATGGTTTCATGCCACTCAGTTATTGTCTATCCATTGTCCATCCATTTCTAATCAATTTATCTCTACACATTTCTTCGTCACTATGTTGGAGTTCATAttgaaaacacttaaacacAGTACAAATGTAAAATCCTCAAAACGCTATcccatggaaaaaaaaaaaaaaaaaaaaaaaccagttccTGGACAACATTTAAAAATTGATCCAAAATAAAGCAGAAAATTTCACATTCCATCACAAATTATGTAGGGAATAATTTAAAAAACAGTAGTGACTAACCAGAAGCAGTGTCATAAGTAGCATCAGAAGCCTTCTTAGAACTGTCCTTCAAAAAATTCTCATCATCCTGCTTCAGCCCAAGTCCTCCGGTGATTTTCTCTTTAGCCCACTCCGTCCACGACTCCGACCCTTCTTTACCCTCTCTCGCCTTCTCCGCCGCCCTCGCGTCATCGGTCTGCCTTGACTG
Proteins encoded in this window:
- the LOC126596608 gene encoding late embryogenesis abundant protein D-29-like — its product is MGAKQSYKLLLVIAVAVVVMLATVCRGSSVGHTPSANEEVLDEFVEFKDQSRQTDDARAAEKAREGKEGSESWTEWAKEKITGGLGLKQDDENFLKDSSKKASDATYDTASGAGEYSTEKARNIKDTAAEKAGKTMDAAMEKVYEASKSAKDMTYDAANAAKEKAYEAINAAYETTKSAKDEAYEATKEKTYDTAKAAKEKAYEAAKAAKEKTYDTVGAAKEKAYEATKAATDKTSDTAGAAKEKAYEATKAAKGKTYQTKNAAEEATKAAKDRTYEMKNAAEETARRTAEKANEATGYTAEKAREAKEKAAQTAEEVKNKAYEKAEDTKEAKEKAKQTAQEVKDKAALKAEEAKRASEETGKNAAEEGKWKESETEEQTSWAKEKAKEGLEAAKNKAEEAVKPAKDTVASSHEASKQKSQKIKDEVAGRGRDEEL